In Helianthus annuus cultivar XRQ/B chromosome 9, HanXRQr2.0-SUNRISE, whole genome shotgun sequence, the following are encoded in one genomic region:
- the LOC118481774 gene encoding uncharacterized protein LOC118481774, translated as MGSGVCTFIYNGRDVIGYVTKVGAPSVNASGSCIVEFSLTNERKRQVRVTLWGHLGDVMIQRKGENPPVYSLILTSMSAKFYLGTLCLSSSTSTMLIDSDEIPTLQSFRASISCVVVDGTSEPITEDVACVGTLSELLDKVRGDKTKKKAYLCRFGFRRNSCLQLAGYGIGDDGGMR; from the exons ATGGGCAGTGGCGTGTGCACGTTTATTTATAACGGTAGAG ATGTCATCGGATATGTTACTAAGGTAGGTGCGCCATCTGTGAACGCTTCGGGTTCATGCATAGTCGAATTCAGTCTAACGAATGAACG CAAGCGCCAAGTCAGAGTGACATTGTGGGGCCACCTTGGTGATGTTATGATTCAGAGGAAGGGTGAGAACCCACCCGTTTACTCTCTTATCTTGACTTCCATGAGCGCGAAGTTCTACCTCG GCACCCTGTGTTTGTCCAGCTCAACATCGACTATGCTCATCGATTCGGACGAGATACCTACGCTGCAGTCTTTCAGGGCGTCCATCAG CTGTGTTGTCGTCGACGGTACTAGCGAGCCAATTACCGAGGATGTAGCCTGTGTTGGCACCCTAAGTGAGCTTTTGGACAAGGTGCGTGGCGACAAGACTAAAAAGAAG GCCTACTTATGCAGATTCGGATTCAGAAGAAACAGTTGTCT TCAGTTGGCTGGTTATGGGATTGGGGATGACGGTGGCATGCGTTAG